The Stegostoma tigrinum isolate sSteTig4 chromosome 9, sSteTig4.hap1, whole genome shotgun sequence genome includes a region encoding these proteins:
- the LOC125455084 gene encoding uncharacterized protein LOC125455084, producing the protein MIQMESERSVEYQHHSQTSKKYCPTIHPDIKPTSTGFPARYSPAAGATIHRKLSSLPVSRVKCSLPSVGSAVCKISLFTTFELHLDINSITMSAEGAQLVAKVNSSINILSAAEEVKADLEMIMKPYANWEEFLTPGPLSIAILGELIFISAAEAFQVKLNVTGKTFRFLRHPGSFHACLMQVSDQGWKTFNKAHRNMDQIRLYSMSAPKHLASAVQVLSRQDPKVVKTMLPGRLNSIRKVSEQCQQLAVSVEEEFTSLIELVQELLEFCASSRTDHHASLEQVKQTLAESQIRKEAMEKEKQRVEAQFSDMCVRMEEARAVYRKAMRMIPTGKNLVGIYVTQSLLDLTNSLATELVTMGMTEPLSLALEISETAARHIKKKVQKKKAPGSTDEDEDEDKSLRQSTSVYLKGMEMVMASALLQDLVSEKGSIDPSKLPSVSSQNGNSMDCKLMFQSSLSKIEQEGDCRAKKAAVKLCEDGVTMCKKLEEVARIEKPSEAQLESLATAIKEQNANVLKYLSDIKRSTNTPAFAPQPPNLTQAANLEKAEEGLSKMVLDQACFKVEQAKTQLDSTREEYQKMSETKEKVTKELDEILIIVMRCQVKEIDYDTTLKLLVIGLNALSQVKEQWAKMSNFFQMMANLIQVSLTDTVTQFTSDSEAYEPFPGYSEDAFVKDMIYTEAFQACNIANLCHMISGTYVEISQKHLRDQISSLETNINMKPNDPMFNVKRKQLQEGYIAAKEAVNQLVMKNKREFEIQIQQRIDNINSTFKDALPLTERQ; encoded by the exons ATGATTCAGATGGAATCAGAGAGGAGTGTGGAGTACCAGCACCACTCACAAACATCTAAG AAGTACTGCCCCACCATCCACCCAGATATAAAGCCAACATCAACAGGCTTTCCAGCCAGATATTCCCCAGCAGCAGGAGCTACCATTCACAGAAAACTATCCTCACTGCCTGTGTCCAGGGTCAAGTGTTCACTGCCTAGTGTAGGATCAGCTGTTTGCAAGATAAGTTTATTCACCACTTTTGAGCTACACTTG GATATTAACTCGATCACCATGTCGGCAGAAGGGGCCCAGCTCGTGGCAAAGGTCAACAGCAGCATcaatatcctcagtgcagcagAGGAGGTGAAAGCAGACCTGGAGATGATCATGAAGCCCTATGCCAACTGGGAAGAGTTCCTGACACCGGGTCCTCTGTCCATCGCCATCCTGGGGGAGCTGATATTCATTTCTGCAGCCGAGGCCTTTCAAGTGAAGCTCAACGTGACTGGGAAAACATTTCGCTTCCTACGGCACCCAGGGTCCTTCCACGCCTGCCTGATGCAGGTGAGTGACCAAGGATGGAAAACCTTTAACAAAGCTCACAGGAATATGGACCAGATCCGACTCTACTCCATGTCGGCTCCGAAGCATCTGGCCAGCGCTGTGCAGGTGCTGAGCCGCCAGGACCCGAAGGTGGTCAAGACCATGCTGCCCGGCCGACTCAACAGCATCCGAAAGGTGTCGGAGCAGTGCCAGCAGCTGGCAGTGTCTGTCGAGGAAGAGTTCACCTCACTCATTGAACTGGTGCAGGAACTGTTGGAATTCTGTGCCAGCTCCCGTACAGATCACCATGCATCCCTGGAGCAGGTCAAGCAGACGCTGGCAGAGTCCCAGATCCGGAAGGAGGCAATGGAGAAGGAAAAGCAGAGGGTGGAGGCACAGTTCAGCGACATGTGCGTCAGGATGGAGGAGGCCCGTGCCGTGTATCGAAAGGCAATGAGAATGATCCCGACCGGGAAGAACCTGGTTGGGATCTacgtcactcagtctctgcttgACTTGACAAACAGcctggctacagagctggtgacAATGGGCATGACCGAGCCCCTGAGCCTGGCCCTTGAAATCAGTGAGACAGCAGCACGCCACATCAAgaagaaggtgcagaaaaagaaGGCACCAGGCTCCACAGATGAAGACGAGGACGAAGACAAGAGCTTGCGACAATCAACCAGTGTCTACCTGAAagggatggagatggtgatggccAGTGCCCTCCTACAGGACCTCGTCTCGGAGAAGGGGTCCATCGACCCCAGCAAGTTGCCCAGCGTCAGCTCACAGAATGGCAACTCCATGGACTGCAAGCTCATGTTTCAGAGCAGCCTGAGCAAGATTGAACAGGAAGGGGACTGCAGAGCCAAGAAAGCAGCGGTGAAGCTGTGCGAGGACGGGGTCACAATGTGCAAGAAGCTGGAGGAGGTTGCCAGGATAGAGAAGCCCAGTGAGGCCCAGTTGGAAAGCCTCGCCACAGCCATCAAGGAGCAGAATGCCAATGTTCTCAAGTACCTTTCAGACATCAAAAGATCCACCAACACCCCAGCCTTTGCTCCTCAACCACCAAATCTCACTCAAGCTGCCAACctggagaaggcagaagaaggTCTTTCCAAAATGGTTCTTGATCAAGCCTGCTTTAAGGTAGAACAAGCAAAAACCCAACTGGATTCAACCAGAGAAGAGTACCAGAAAATGTCTGAGACAAAGGAGAAGGTGACTAAGGAGCTCGATGAGATCTTGATCATTGTGATGAGGTGTCAGGTGAAGGAGATAGACTATGACACAACTCTCAAGCTGCTTGTAATTGGCCTGAATGCATTGAGCCAGGTCAAAGAGCAGTGGGCCAAGATGAGCAACTTCTTCCAAATGATGGCCAATCTGATTCAggtctctctcactgacactgtcacacagttcaccagtgacAGCGAGGCTTATGAGCCATTCCCAGGATATTCTGAAGATGCTTTTGTCAAGGACATGATCTACACAGAAGCCTTTCAGGCTTGCAACATTGCCAACCTCTGCCACATGATCTCAGGGACTTATGTCGAGATCTCTCAGAAGCATCTCAGGGACCAAATCTCCAGTTTAGAGACCAACATCAATATGAAGCCCAATGATCCTATGTTTAATGTGAAGCGAAAACAACTTCAGGAAGGCTACATTGCTGCAAAGGAGGCAGTCAATCAACTGGTTATGAAGAACAAACGGGAATTTGAAATTCAAATACAACAGAGGATTGATAACATCAACTCCACATTTAAAGATGCCCTGCCTCTTACAGAGAGACAATAA